The Henckelia pumila isolate YLH828 chromosome 2, ASM3356847v2, whole genome shotgun sequence genome includes a window with the following:
- the LOC140883033 gene encoding isochorismate synthase, chloroplastic-like: MAGVANHCISRFSDIDSRKLSSSPSPSPTIFAKHSVHFSNHKYKELSSLSMNGCQVDDPRAPIGTIETKTFPMAPTPGLAADRLNSAIYDLKSNPSQLESGIIRLEVPIQQHIEALDWLRSQNNPLLPHTYFSGRESNVVYENVNNSSNDHQEKLVSVAGFGSAVSFRHLNAFSLSDWHSIRRFLSKTSPLIRAYGGMRFDARANISSEWKDFGSFYFMVPQVEFDEFEGCSMIAATVAWDNRLSTTYEQAVAALEATMWQLSPVINLNNNASTPAVLLDQTHVPNQISWDSAVNQALNMIRSKDSALNKVVLARSSRVLTNVEIDPLMWLESLQAEGKNSYQFCLQPPEAPAFIGNTPERLFSRDGLLVSSDALAATRARGATEALDLQLGQDLLSSPKDHHEFAVVRESIRRKLEGICSSTIVEPNKALRKLPRVQHLYAKLTGTLHREDDEFKILSSLHPTPAVCGQPTEEARVFITETESFDRGMYAGPVGWFGGAESEFAVGIRSALVGKDIGAILYAGTGIVEGSKSAMEWKELELKTSQFTKLMKREEPVMATNGDH; the protein is encoded by the exons ATGGCAGGTGTTGCTAACCACTGCATCTCACGTTTCTCGGACATCGATTCGAGGAAACTATCCTCGTCTCCGTCCCCGTCCCCAACTATATTCGCAAAACATTCCGTTCATTTCTCCAATCAT AAATATAAAGAGTTATCTTCACTATCCATGAATGGTTGCCAAGTTGACGATCCTAGAGCCCCCATCGGCACCATTGAAACTAAAACGTTTCCAATGGCTCCGACCCCCGGCTTGGCCGCTGATCGCCTCAACTCCGCCATCTACGACTTAAAATCAAACCCTTCACAACTTGAATCCGGAATAATCCGACTTGAG GTGCCCATTCAACAACACATAGAAGCACTAGACTGGCTTCGTTCTCAGAACAACCCTCTTCTTCCTCACACCTACTTCTCCGGTCGAGAATCCAACGTCGTTTACGAAAATGTAAACAACTCTTCCAACGATCATCAGGAAAAGCTAGTAAGCGTGGCTGGATTTGGTTCCGCGGTTTCATTCCGTCATCTCAATGCATTCTCTTTGAGTGATTGGCATTCCATCAGAAg GTTCTTGTCGAAAACGTCTCCTTTGATCCGTGCTTATGGAGGGATGCGTTTTGATGCGAGGGCTAATATTTCCTCCGAATGGAAAGATTTTGGCTCCTTCTATTTCATGGTTCCTCAA GTGGAATTCGACGAGTTTGAAGGATGCTCGATGATTGCAGCAACCGTTGCTTGGGACAATCGACTCTCAACGACATACGAACAAGCCGTTGCTGCACTTGAGGCCACTATGTGGCAG CTTTCCCCAGTTATCAACCTAAATAATAACGCGAGTACTCCAGCCGTTTTGCTCGATCAAACACACGTTCCCAACCAAATATCTTGGGATTCAGCTGTGAATCAAGCTTTAAATATGATCAGGAGCAAAGATTCAGCGCTGAATAAGGTCGTACTAGCACGTAGCAGCCGAGTTCTAACGAACGTAGAAATTGACCCCTTAATGTGGTTGGAGTCCTTACAAGCTGAAGGAAAAAATTCGTACCAATTTTGTCTTCAACCTCCTGAAGCACCTGCATTCATTGGAAACACT cCTGAACGACTGTTTTCTCGCGATGGGCTTCTCGTTAGCAGCGACGCGCTGGCTGCCACACGTGCTAGAGGCGCAACCGAGGCTCTAGACTTACAATTGGGACAGGATTTGCTATCCAG CCCTAAAGATCATCATGAGTTCGCGGTGGTACGAGAAAGTATAAGAAGAAAACTCGAG GGTATATGTTCCAGCACAATCGTGGAACCAAACAAAGCTCTACGAAAACTTCCTCGAGTACAACATCTTTATGCAAAATTGACAGGCACACTTCACAGAGAGGATGATGAG ttCAAGATTCTGTCTTCTCTCCATCCAACACCGGCTGTATGCGGCCAACCCACGGAAGAAGCACGGGTTTTCATAACCGAAACAG AATCCTTCGACCGGGGCATGTATGCTGGCCCTGTGGGATGGTTTGGTGGTGCGGAGAGTGAATTTGCTGTTGGAATAAGATCAGCCTTGGTTGGCAAG GATATCGGTGCTATACTCTACGCGGGAACTGGGATAGTAGAAGGAAGTAAATCGGCCATGGAATGGAAGGAACTGGAGCTCAAAACCTCACAG TTCACAAAATTGATGAAACGTGAGGAGCCAGTCATGGCAACAAATGGAGACCATTAA
- the LOC140884588 gene encoding uncharacterized protein — MEDSVPKEQSSASYKSASRLLRYPLRSATKSKEEKPPLADSSNSSASKSARPASSVSKSVSVLDISGKEKSARPPRRFSIPSKPSASSATKSFGNITPISEARGRRSDSNNGKSDTPVSDVSRSSSRKKFSVLSSASYWLTQIKLSEFANRHSVSLGFFKLALESGCEPMQRMKDEFKAYVQRHDMSELGESTKELMGSYKILEGFEQLQISGTSSQVLSEVDHATDDDVRSTSSTTVDSEKLHPKAAITDTNEVRQVQKETKEVTQKNEPMKKNRKSINENMNNSQFGSGIRGRGVQKKPHKPIKQESAKEDKVKKQGKKAMEEGHVNSPPNEECRENKENMEVPHQIDVVAMTD; from the exons ATGGAAGATTCTGTACCCAAAGAGCAATCCTCTGCCTCTT ACAAATCTGCTTCTAGGCTTCTCAGATACCCTCTCCGTTCTGCCACGAAATCGAAGGAAGAAAAGCCGCCGCTAGCCGATTCATCTAACTCATCTGCTAGTAAAAG TGCAAGGCCAGCATCTAGTGTGAGTAAGAGCGTGAGCGTTCTTGACATATCTGGGAAAGAAAAGTCTGCCAGACCACCCCGGCGATTCTCTATTCCTTCCAAGCCAAGTGCCTCCTCTGCTACAAAGTCTTTTGGCAATATCACCCCAATATCCGAGGCTAGAGGAAGGAGGTCTGACAGTAATAATGGGAAAAGCGATACTCCAGTTTCTGATGTTTCTAGGTCATCTAGCCGGAAAAAATTCAGTGTTCTGTCATCAGCGTCTTATTGGTTGACTCAGATTAAGCTCTCTGAGTTTGCTAATAGGCACTCGGTCTCACTTGGTTTCTTCAAACTTGCTTTAGAGTCTGGATGTGAG CCTATGCAGCGGATGAAAGACGAGTTCAAAGCATATGTGCAGCGCCACGACATGTCTGAACTTGGTGAATCTACGAAAGAATTAATGGGGAGCTATAAGATTTTAGAAGGTTTTGAACAGTTACAAATCTCTGGAACCTCTTCTCAAGTGCTTTCGGAAGTAGATCATGCAACTGATGATGATGTTCGCAGCACCTCTTCTACCACTGTGGATTCTGAGAAACTGCATCCTAAGGCAGCGATCACAGATACTAATGAGGTTCGCCAAGTTCAAAAGGAGACTAAGGAAGTGACACAGAAGAACGAACCTATGAAGAAGAACAGAAAATCAATAAATGAGAACATGAATAACTCTCAGTTTGGTTCAGGAATTAGGGGGCGTGGTGTACAAAAGAAACCCCATAAACCAATCAAACAAGAATCAGCTAAAGAGGACAAGGTGAAAAAGCAGGGAAAGAAAGCTATGGAAGAAG GTCATGTCAACTCTCCCCCCAATGAAGAATGCCGAGAAAACAAGGAAAACATg GAGGTGCCGCACCAGATTGATGTTGTGGCTATGACCGATTAA
- the LOC140879911 gene encoding ABC transporter A family member 2-like → MGMELQRGFPLLIQQYKALFFKNLLLAWRNKRATFLQLFSSLFFISLIFFIQKAVEARYASSSSFKDVKDPKPLVAPPIPPCEEKFYTKLPCYDFVWSGSDSARIGEIVRRIRANNPGRPIAGNKVQGFRTPSDVDDWLASNPMFCPGALHFVDRGDTVISYGIQTNSTPLARRGVFEDPTLKFQIPLQLAAEREIARLLIGDPSFSWVVNLKEFAHPSLEFFSAVQRAGPTFFLAIAMFAFVFQVSALITEKELKLRQAMTMMGLYDTAYWLSWLTWEGIISFITSLLTVLFGMMFQFDFFLHNNFAVVFLLFFLFQLNMTAFAFMLSAFISKSSSATTVGYFIFIIGFITQIVTTFGFPYSDTFSKTYRSVWSVFPPNLLAEGLNLLSGATETPQDPGVSWKGRTSCAPNDTDCVITMNEIYLWLLSTTIVWFIAAIYFDNIFPNASGVRKSVLYFLNPWYWTGKGGNKVEEGGICSCSNSIPPVENIAPDDEDVLEEERMVKQQATEGVVDSDVAVQMRGLVKIYAGSTKIGCCKCKRTPPYHALRGVWLNFPKDQLFCLLGPNGAGKTTAINCLTGITPVTGGDALIYGNSIRNSTGMLNIRRMIGVCPQFDVLWDALSGQEHLYLFASIKGLPPASIESEVQQLLAQVKLTESAKMRASSYSGGMRRRLSVAIALIGNPKLVILDEPTTGMDPVTRRHVWDVIEEAKKGRAIVLTTHSMEEADILSDRIGIMAKGRLRCIGTSIRLKSQFGTGFIANISFSVDVYGTPNRDTVITTPDQHTAVKHFFESRLDVLPKEENKSFMTFVIPHEKEKLLKNFFAELQDRVKEFGISDIQLGLTTLEEVFLNIAKQAELENASAEESFATLTLFSGASLQVPIGARYIGIPGTESTQNPRGLMVEIYWQQDDSGALCISGHSEEFPIPPHVQLDSNSTPTSRGNIGRRRRKVHGIVIDPVQIRDSDLR, encoded by the exons ATGGGGATGGAGCTGCAGCGAGGATTTCCTCTGTTGATCCAGCAATACAAAGCTCTCTTCTTCAAGAACCTGCTTCTCGCATGGCGGAACAAGCGCGCTACTTTCCTGCAGCTCTTCTCCTCGCTCTTCTTCATCTCCCTCATCTTCTTCATTCAGAAAGCCGTCGAAGCGCGGTATGCCTCCTCTTCTTCGTTCAAAGATGTTAAGGATCCGAAGCCCTTGGTCGCGCCTCCGATTCCTCCTTGCGAGGAGAAGTTCTACACCAAATTGCCGTGCTATGACTTTGTTTGGAGTGGGAGTGACAGCGCGAGGATTGGAGAGATTGTGCGGAGGATCCGGGCGAATAATCCTGGGAGGCCTATTGCTGGAAACaag GTTCAAGGTTTCAGAACACCAAGTGACGTGGACGATTGGCTTGCCAGCAATCCCATGTTTTGTCCTGGTGCTTTGCATTTTGTAGACAGAGGCGATACGGTGATTAGCTATGGGATACAGACCAATTCCACTCCACTTGCAAGGAGAGGAGTGTTCGAAGATCCAactctcaaatttcaaattcccCTTCAACTTGCTGCGGAGCGTGAAATTGCAAGGTTACTAATTGGAG ATCCAAGCTTCAGTTGGGTCGTCAATTTGAAGGAATTCGCGCATCCATCACTTGAATTTTTTTCTGCGGTGCAAAGAGCAGGACCCACCTTTTTCCTAGCAATTGCCATGTTTGCATTTGTCTTCCAAGTTAGTGCTTTAATAACAGAGAAAGAACTCAAACTTCGCCAG GCAATGACCATGATGGGTCTTTATGATACTGCATATTGGTTATCATGGCTTACATGGGAGGGAATCATCTCATTTATTACATCACTTCTCACTGTTCTCTTTGGGATGATGTTtcaatttgatttttttctgCACAACAATTTCGCAGTTGTGTTCCTCTTGTTTTTCCTTTTTCAATTGAATATG ACTGCATTTGCCTTTATGTTGTCTGCCTTTATTAGCAAGTCTTCATCAGCCACAACTGTGGGTTACTTCATCTTTATTATTGGCTTCATCACTCAG ATAGTCACAACTTTTGGATTTCCATACAGTGACACCTTTTCTAAGACATACCGAAGCGTGTGGTCAGTATTTCCTCCTAATCTTCTCGCTGAGGGTCTGAACTTACTTTCTGGTGCAACCGAAACTCCTCAAGATCCAGGTGTCAGTTGGAAGGGGAGGACGAGTTGTGCACCCAATGATACAGATTGTGTCATAACAATG AATGAAATTTACTTATGGCTTCTCTCTACGACCATTGTTTGGTTCATTGCCGCCATCTACTTTGACAATATTTTCCCAAATGCATCTGGAGTAAGAAAATCGGTGCTCTACTTTTTGAATCCTTGGTACTGGACTGGAAAAGGTGGAAACAAGGTGGAAG AGGGAGGCATTTGCAGTTGTTCAAATTCTATCCCACCCGTGGAGAATATAGCTCCGGATGATGAAGATGTGTTAGAAGAGGAAAGAATGGTAAAACAGCAAGCCACAGAAGGAGTTGTTGATTCAGATGTTGCCGTTCAAATGCGCGGCCTTGTGAAAATATATGCTGGATCCACAAAAATCGGCTGCTGTAAATGCAAGAGAACCCCACCTTACCATGCTCTCAGG GGTGTGTGGCTGAACTTTCCCAAGGATCAGTTATTTTGCCTTCTGGGACCCAATGGAGCAGGGAAAACTACTGCTATCAATTGTCTGACTGGTATTACACCAGTGACTGGTGGAGATG CATTAATTTATGGAAATTCTATTCGAAACTCAACTGGGATGTTGAATATTCGCAGGATGATAGGAGTTTGTCCACAg TTTGATGTACTTTGGGATGCATTGTCTGGCCAAGAGCACCTCTATTTGTTTGCCAGCATTAAAGGTCTACCCCCTGCTTCAATTGAGTCG GAGGTGCAGCAATTACTGGCACAAGTTAAACTCACTGAGTCTGCCAAAATGAGAGCAAGTAGCTATAGTGGGGGAATGAGACGTCGGCTCAGTGTTGCAATTGCTTTAATTGGCAACCCAAAATTGGTTATCTTGGATGAACCG ACCACTGGTATGGATCCTGTGACCCGAAGACATGTCTGGGATGTCATTGAAGAGGCTAAAAAGGGGCGAGCAATTGTACTAACTACCCATTCTATGGAAGAGGCTGACATTTTAAGTGATAGAATTGGAATTATGGCGAAGGGCAGACTTCGGTGCATTGGAACCTCAATAAGGTTGAAGTCACAATTTGGGACAGGTTTCATTGCTAACATAAGTTTTTCTGTTGATGTTTATGGAACTCCGAACAGAGATACTGTAATTACAACACCTGATCAGCACACAGCTGTAAAACACTTCTTTGAATCT CGATTGGATGTCTTACCTAAGGAGGAGAATAAGTCCTTTATGACATTTGTCATCCCACATGAAAAAGAGAAGCTACTGAAG AACTTCTTCGCAGAACTCCAAGATAGAGTGAAGGAATTTGGCATATCTGACATCCAGCTTGGCCTCACGACCCTCGAAGAAGTTTTCCTTAACATAGCAAAACAGGCAGAGCTGGAAAATGCTTCTGCAGAAGAAAGCTTTGCCACCCTTACACTATTTTCAGGAGCATCTCTTCAG GTGCCTATAGGGGCGAGGTATATTGGTATTCCGGGGACTGAATCGACCCAGAATCCCAGAGGCCTTATGGTGGAAATATATTGGCAACAAGATGATTCTGGAGCTCTATGCATATCTGGTCACTCGGAAGAATTTCCAATACCCCCCCATGTACAGCTAGACAGCAATTCTACTCCCACTTCACGTGGAAATATCGGACGTAGAAGAAGGAAAGTACATGGAATAGTTATCGATCCAGTTCAAATTAGGGATTCAGATTTACGATGa